Proteins encoded together in one Chitinophaga varians window:
- a CDS encoding TerC/Alx family metal homeostasis membrane protein, translating into MTPIQWTYLIFGMVIVLALVFDLGLFSKKNTKTTLKTALWQSIFWVGLAVLFFGFMWFEDGADTAISFMSAYLMEKSLSMDNIFVFILIFGFFKIKEEHYSRVLLIGILMALVFRAIFISVGVVLIARFHWILYLFGAFLLYTGYKMFTAKPDDEFKPGENVAYRFMNKYLRVTHEEADGKFVVRRNNKVYLTTLSVVVVMLAVTDIIFALDSIPAVFAISQQPVVVYTSNIFAVLGLRSLFFLLRGAVDKFDYLPQGIAIVLIYIGLKMLADYFIHIPIYVSLLVIVLCLGGSIWYSLRHQKNESPERKA; encoded by the coding sequence ATGACACCCATCCAGTGGACATATCTCATTTTCGGCATGGTGATAGTCCTGGCTTTAGTTTTTGACCTGGGTTTATTTAGTAAAAAAAACACCAAAACAACGCTAAAAACGGCTCTGTGGCAGAGCATTTTCTGGGTAGGGCTTGCAGTATTGTTCTTTGGATTTATGTGGTTTGAAGATGGCGCAGATACGGCCATCAGTTTCATGAGTGCTTATCTCATGGAGAAATCACTCTCTATGGACAATATTTTTGTATTTATTCTCATTTTTGGTTTCTTTAAAATAAAGGAAGAGCACTACTCGCGTGTATTATTGATAGGTATCCTGATGGCGTTGGTTTTTCGGGCTATTTTCATCAGTGTGGGAGTGGTGTTGATCGCGCGGTTTCACTGGATATTGTACCTTTTTGGCGCATTTCTGTTGTATACCGGATATAAGATGTTTACAGCGAAACCGGATGATGAATTTAAACCGGGAGAAAATGTGGCCTACCGGTTTATGAACAAATACCTGCGGGTAACGCATGAAGAGGCAGATGGAAAATTTGTGGTCCGCAGAAATAATAAGGTGTATCTGACTACGTTATCTGTAGTAGTCGTGATGCTTGCCGTAACCGATATTATTTTCGCCCTGGATTCCATTCCGGCGGTATTTGCCATATCACAACAACCGGTCGTGGTGTACACCTCCAACATATTTGCGGTACTGGGATTACGGTCCCTGTTCTTTTTGTTGAGAGGGGCGGTGGATAAATTTGATTATCTGCCCCAGGGTATTGCCATCGTACTGATATACATAGGACTGAAAATGCTGGCAGATTACTTTATCCATATACCGATATATGTATCGCTGTTAGTGATTGTTCTTTGTCTGGGAGGGTCAATCTGGTATTCCCTCCGTCATCAGAAAAATGAGTCACCGGAAAGAAAAGCCTAG
- a CDS encoding bifunctional UDP-N-acetylmuramoyl-tripeptide:D-alanyl-D-alanine ligase/alanine racemase: protein MYNAASINKTLKGELLQETGFSEIEHLLLDSRKLSFPETSLFIPLVSPRRNAHQYIEELYRKGVSNFIVSEPVPLEKYPKANFILVKDTLQALHTLVAFHRQQFHIPVIGITGSNGKTIVKEWLYQLLEKDYNIVRSPKSYNSQIGVPLSVWQMKPEHQLAIFEAGISQPGEMVNLEKIIRPTVGIFTNIGEAHSEGFLNIRQKINEKLVLFAKSDILIYCKDYLALNECVLSFHNQVGKRENQEGGGGPELFSWSRKTDADLRIVTIDKHDNQTRIEALYKQETLHISIPFVDEGSIENAIHCWALMLYLGKEQEVIQQRMDLLSNVAMRLELKQGINNSSVINDAYNLDLGSLTIALDFLQQQQQHATRTVILSDILQSGKSDAILYEEVADLLQKKGINKLIAIGKNIGREKKSFQQVEGLKTQFFNTTDEYVQQFNADDFENETILVKGSRVFQFERIGKLLEQKAHQTILEINLTAIAHNVKQYQSLLKPGTKLMAMVKAFSYGSGSFEIANLLQFHGVDYLAVAYADEGVELRRAGITMPIMVMNPEPASFDAILHWNLEPEIYSMSILLQFMEEVSAAGKTEFPIHIKLDTGMHRLGFVKKDIPELAQALTANQLLKVQSIFSHLAASEDPEKDALTQQQGRLFYEMSHELQKALSYAVIRHISNSSGITRHPDLHLDMVRLGIGMYGLDYSNGIQDQLRNVSTLKTTVAQLKNLEAGDTVGYGARWTAKGPAVTATVRIGYADGYPRRMGNGTGKMLIRGKLAPVIGAVAMDMLMLDVTHIPDIMEGDEVIVFGQDLSVQQLADWADTIAYEILTGISQRVKRVYFQE from the coding sequence GTGTATAACGCAGCAAGCATTAACAAGACGCTCAAAGGGGAATTGTTGCAAGAGACCGGATTTTCTGAAATTGAACATCTCTTACTGGACAGCCGGAAGCTGAGTTTTCCGGAAACATCTCTGTTCATACCCCTGGTTAGCCCCCGGCGCAACGCTCATCAGTATATTGAAGAGCTGTACCGCAAAGGGGTCAGCAACTTCATTGTGAGTGAGCCCGTGCCTTTGGAAAAATATCCTAAAGCCAACTTTATCCTGGTAAAAGATACCTTACAGGCGCTGCATACGCTGGTAGCATTCCACCGGCAGCAGTTCCATATTCCGGTTATTGGTATCACCGGCAGCAACGGTAAAACCATCGTGAAAGAATGGTTGTACCAATTGCTGGAAAAGGATTATAACATTGTGCGCAGCCCGAAGAGCTACAACTCCCAGATAGGGGTGCCGCTCTCCGTATGGCAGATGAAACCTGAACATCAGCTGGCTATTTTTGAAGCCGGTATTTCACAGCCCGGTGAGATGGTGAACCTGGAGAAGATTATCCGTCCTACTGTTGGCATCTTCACCAATATCGGCGAAGCGCATAGTGAAGGGTTCCTTAACATCCGGCAAAAGATCAACGAAAAGCTGGTCCTCTTTGCTAAAAGCGATATTCTTATCTATTGTAAAGACTACCTCGCACTCAACGAATGTGTGTTGTCTTTCCACAACCAGGTAGGCAAAAGAGAAAACCAGGAAGGCGGCGGCGGACCGGAACTGTTCTCCTGGTCCCGTAAAACAGACGCCGACCTGCGCATCGTCACCATCGACAAACACGATAACCAGACCCGTATTGAGGCCCTGTACAAACAGGAAACACTGCATATCAGCATTCCCTTTGTAGATGAAGGTTCCATCGAAAACGCCATTCACTGCTGGGCCCTGATGCTGTACCTCGGCAAAGAGCAGGAAGTGATACAACAACGGATGGACCTGCTGAGCAATGTGGCCATGCGGCTGGAACTGAAACAGGGCATCAATAACAGCTCCGTGATCAATGACGCCTATAATCTCGATCTGGGCTCACTGACCATTGCGCTCGATTTCCTGCAACAGCAACAACAGCATGCCACCCGCACCGTGATCCTGAGCGATATCCTGCAAAGCGGCAAAAGCGATGCTATCCTGTATGAGGAAGTGGCTGACCTGTTACAGAAAAAAGGCATCAATAAACTCATCGCCATCGGCAAAAACATCGGCCGGGAAAAGAAAAGTTTCCAGCAGGTGGAAGGCTTAAAGACACAGTTTTTCAATACGACCGACGAATATGTGCAGCAGTTCAATGCCGATGATTTCGAGAACGAAACCATTCTGGTGAAAGGCTCCCGTGTTTTTCAGTTTGAGCGTATCGGCAAACTGCTGGAGCAGAAAGCACACCAGACCATCCTGGAGATCAACCTGACAGCTATCGCGCATAATGTGAAGCAGTACCAGTCTTTGCTGAAACCAGGCACCAAACTGATGGCCATGGTAAAAGCGTTTTCCTATGGCAGCGGCAGCTTTGAAATAGCCAACCTGCTGCAATTCCATGGGGTAGACTACCTCGCCGTGGCTTATGCCGATGAAGGCGTGGAACTGCGCCGTGCCGGCATTACCATGCCGATTATGGTGATGAACCCCGAACCAGCCAGTTTCGATGCTATCCTGCACTGGAACCTGGAACCGGAGATCTATTCCATGAGCATCCTGCTGCAGTTTATGGAAGAAGTGAGCGCTGCCGGCAAGACCGAATTCCCGATCCATATCAAGCTGGACACCGGTATGCACCGGCTCGGCTTTGTAAAGAAGGATATCCCCGAACTGGCGCAGGCCCTCACGGCCAACCAATTGCTCAAAGTGCAGTCTATTTTCAGTCACCTGGCAGCCAGCGAAGACCCGGAGAAAGACGCGCTGACACAACAGCAGGGCCGTTTATTCTATGAAATGAGCCATGAGCTGCAGAAAGCGCTGAGTTATGCGGTTATCCGACATATTTCCAATAGTTCCGGTATTACCCGTCATCCGGACCTGCACCTGGACATGGTAAGACTGGGCATTGGCATGTATGGCCTCGATTACAGCAATGGAATCCAGGACCAGCTGCGGAATGTCAGCACCCTGAAAACCACGGTGGCACAGCTGAAGAACCTGGAAGCCGGTGACACGGTGGGTTATGGCGCCCGTTGGACTGCCAAAGGACCGGCCGTGACCGCCACTGTGCGTATTGGTTATGCCGACGGTTACCCCCGCAGAATGGGCAACGGCACAGGTAAAATGCTGATCCGTGGCAAACTGGCGCCCGTTATCGGCGCAGTGGCCATGGACATGCTGATGCTGGACGTGACCCATATCCCTGATATCATGGAAGGCGACGAGGTGATCGTTTTCGGCCAGGACCTGTCAGTGCAGCAATTGGCCGATTGGGCAGACACCATTGCCTATGAAATATTAACAGGAATTTCACAGCGGGTGAAACGGGTATATTTTCAGGAATAA
- a CDS encoding IscS subfamily cysteine desulfurase, which produces MLDLPVYLDNNATTPCDPRVLEAMLPYFTVMFGNAASRSHAFGWSAEAAVDQAREQVARLIGAQPQEIVFTSGATEAVNLAIKGVFETYTAKGNHIITCQTEHKAVLDTCKHLEKKGAAVTYLPVNSEGLPDPEALEAAITPQTILIAFMYANNETGVIHPVQTIGAIAKKHGVIYLCDASQAVGKIPVNVLNDHIDLLTLSAHKMYGPKGVGALYVRRRDPRVKLTAQMDGGGHERGMRSGTLNVPGIVGLGKACELAQQEMSSDAKRLSLMRNRLQDALLQIEQAHVNGSVEHRLPHVMNISFKYIEGTTLLMGFNKTIALSSGSACTAASMEPSYVLKALGIGDDLAHASLRFALGRFTTDEQIDYAIRTVTSTVQQLRAESPLWEMYLEGHLQDSASWAHP; this is translated from the coding sequence ATGTTAGATCTGCCCGTTTACCTGGACAACAACGCCACCACGCCTTGCGATCCGCGGGTGCTGGAAGCCATGTTGCCTTATTTCACCGTGATGTTTGGTAATGCGGCAAGTCGCAGCCACGCCTTTGGCTGGTCAGCGGAAGCAGCCGTGGACCAGGCCCGGGAACAGGTAGCCCGATTGATAGGGGCGCAACCACAGGAGATCGTCTTTACCTCCGGCGCCACTGAGGCGGTCAACCTCGCCATCAAAGGCGTTTTTGAGACCTATACCGCCAAAGGCAATCATATCATTACTTGTCAAACAGAACACAAAGCTGTATTGGATACCTGCAAGCACCTGGAGAAAAAAGGCGCGGCAGTGACTTATCTGCCGGTCAACAGTGAAGGCCTTCCTGACCCGGAAGCGCTGGAAGCCGCTATCACCCCGCAGACCATCCTCATTGCCTTCATGTACGCCAATAATGAAACCGGCGTCATTCATCCGGTGCAGACCATTGGCGCCATTGCCAAAAAGCACGGCGTCATTTATCTCTGCGATGCGTCCCAGGCTGTTGGTAAAATACCGGTCAATGTGCTCAACGATCATATTGACCTGCTCACGCTCAGTGCCCATAAAATGTACGGGCCCAAAGGCGTAGGTGCGCTGTATGTGCGGCGCCGCGATCCGCGGGTAAAACTCACCGCCCAGATGGACGGCGGCGGCCATGAAAGAGGCATGCGCTCCGGCACCCTCAACGTGCCCGGCATCGTAGGACTGGGTAAAGCCTGTGAGCTGGCCCAACAGGAAATGTCGTCTGATGCAAAAAGATTGTCGCTCATGCGAAACCGCCTCCAGGATGCGTTATTACAAATAGAACAGGCGCATGTGAATGGTTCTGTAGAACACCGGCTGCCGCATGTCATGAATATTTCCTTTAAATATATAGAAGGCACCACCTTACTGATGGGATTCAACAAAACAATTGCACTCTCTTCCGGCTCCGCCTGTACAGCGGCCTCCATGGAACCCAGCTATGTGCTGAAAGCCCTCGGTATTGGCGACGATCTCGCCCATGCCTCCCTGCGCTTCGCTCTGGGCCGGTTCACCACCGACGAGCAAATCGATTATGCTATCCGTACCGTTACCAGCACCGTTCAACAGCTGCGGGCCGAAAGCCCCCTCTGGGAGATGTACCTGGAAGGACATCTGCAGGACAGCGCTTCCTGGGCACATCCATGA
- the mce gene encoding methylmalonyl-CoA epimerase translates to MLKVEHIGIAVTSLDVSVPLFEKLLNTPCYKKEEVESEQVQTAFFQQGETKIELLEATGPDSAIAKFLAKKGEGMHHIAFEVADIYAEMARLQQEGFVLLQETPKKGADNKLICFLHPKNTNGVLIEICQEIK, encoded by the coding sequence ATGTTAAAAGTTGAGCATATCGGGATTGCGGTCACATCCCTGGACGTGTCTGTTCCGTTATTTGAGAAACTATTGAACACACCCTGCTATAAAAAAGAGGAAGTAGAGAGCGAACAGGTACAGACCGCTTTTTTTCAACAGGGTGAAACCAAGATAGAATTATTGGAAGCTACAGGGCCGGACAGTGCCATTGCTAAATTTTTGGCTAAAAAAGGAGAAGGAATGCATCATATTGCTTTTGAGGTGGCGGATATTTATGCGGAAATGGCCAGGTTGCAGCAGGAAGGCTTCGTTTTGCTGCAGGAAACCCCCAAGAAAGGCGCTGATAACAAGCTGATTTGCTTCCTACATCCTAAAAATACGAACGGGGTTTTGATCGAAATTTGTCAAGAGATCAAATAA
- the gldF gene encoding gliding motility-associated ABC transporter permease subunit GldF, with protein MLAIFKKEINQFFSSVTGYVAIVLFLLANGLFLFVFPDTSLLDTGYANLDPLFDLAPLIYLLLIPAITMRCFADEFKTGTMELLSTKPLSWWQIVMGKFWGSLLIVGISLVPTVVYYIAVRQLSVNPQQLDNGGMLGAYTGLFLLGAVFTAIGLWASSLTANAMIAFLIAVFTSYIFYNGFDALSKIPAFSGGADYYLQMAGIRFHYTSISRGVIDSRDIVYFISVIGLMLYLTKLSLQRKLWQNG; from the coding sequence ATGCTTGCCATCTTTAAGAAAGAGATAAACCAGTTTTTCAGCAGCGTCACGGGTTATGTGGCCATTGTGCTGTTTTTACTGGCAAACGGCCTGTTCCTCTTCGTATTCCCGGACACCAGCCTGCTGGACACCGGCTATGCCAATCTGGACCCGCTGTTCGACCTTGCTCCGTTGATCTACCTGCTGCTTATACCTGCTATCACCATGCGCTGTTTTGCCGACGAGTTCAAAACCGGCACCATGGAGCTGTTGAGCACCAAACCCCTCAGCTGGTGGCAGATTGTGATGGGTAAATTCTGGGGCAGCCTGCTGATCGTAGGCATCTCCCTGGTACCAACCGTGGTATATTACATCGCCGTGCGGCAGTTGAGCGTAAACCCGCAACAGCTCGATAACGGCGGCATGCTGGGCGCCTACACCGGCCTGTTCCTGCTGGGCGCCGTTTTCACTGCTATCGGCCTGTGGGCATCTTCCCTTACGGCCAATGCCATGATCGCCTTTCTGATTGCCGTTTTCACCAGCTATATTTTTTACAATGGCTTCGATGCGCTCAGCAAAATCCCCGCTTTCAGCGGTGGCGCAGATTATTACCTGCAAATGGCCGGTATCCGCTTCCACTATACGTCTATCAGCCGGGGCGTCATCGACAGCCGCGATATCGTCTACTTTATCAGCGTCATCGGCCTGATGTTATATCTCACCAAATTATCCCTACAAAGAAAACTCTGGCAGAACGGTTAA
- the gldG gene encoding gliding motility-associated ABC transporter substrate-binding protein GldG: MAKRKKYIQRALVIILVLIGVNIAAAYFHGRWDLTAEKRYTLTSGTKQLLRQLNSPVDIEVFLKGDYPASFKQLAQSTQELLDEFREYGKQNIRVTFINPGQGLSDSSRMKFFGELTAQGIMPFNMKVQEDANESYSEKLIFPGALVHYKGKTIGVNLLKNQGGQDPLQTMNSSEALLEYQFANAISKLQEEKKPLVGYMLGHGESLGAEVYDALTTLQSGYGLDTLTLQSVPAIPQDFNIILFAKPAAAFSDQDKLKIDQYVMNGGKVLWFLDETNAAMDSLHQRSEFLAFDRGLNLEDLLFRYGVRINQDLVQDLQSDIVPLVVGNVGNRPQIQPVPFPYFPMLTPTGAHPIVKNMDMVLSRFVSSMDTVKAEGVKKTILLTTSRSSRRVRIPAQVSWDIVKTKPNIREYREQHIPAAVLLEGRFTSLFRNRLDQATMAAFQQASGHPFRETADTANKMIVVSDGDLIANAVSRKDGPLQMGINEFNPGFAFANKEFFLNCLEYLSGKSGIMESRNKELALRLLDTEKIKKEKTKWQAICFLVPIGLVLLFAMVFQFVRQRKFAE, from the coding sequence ATGGCTAAACGAAAAAAATACATACAGCGGGCACTGGTCATTATCCTGGTACTTATAGGGGTGAATATAGCCGCGGCCTACTTCCACGGCCGATGGGACCTGACTGCTGAAAAAAGATATACGCTCACCAGCGGGACCAAACAGCTGCTCCGGCAGCTCAACAGCCCGGTAGATATTGAAGTGTTCCTGAAAGGGGATTATCCTGCCTCCTTTAAACAGCTGGCACAGTCCACACAGGAGCTGCTGGACGAATTCCGTGAATACGGCAAACAAAATATCCGTGTCACTTTCATCAATCCGGGGCAGGGCCTTTCCGACTCATCCCGCATGAAGTTTTTCGGTGAGCTTACCGCACAGGGCATCATGCCGTTTAATATGAAAGTACAGGAAGATGCCAACGAGAGCTATTCCGAAAAGCTCATCTTTCCCGGCGCACTGGTGCATTACAAAGGGAAAACGATCGGCGTGAACCTGTTGAAAAACCAGGGCGGACAAGATCCCCTGCAGACCATGAACAGCTCGGAAGCCTTGCTGGAATACCAGTTTGCCAATGCCATCAGCAAATTGCAGGAAGAAAAAAAGCCGCTGGTAGGCTATATGCTGGGCCATGGAGAATCGCTGGGCGCAGAAGTATATGACGCGCTCACCACGCTGCAATCCGGTTACGGACTGGACACGCTGACGCTGCAATCTGTTCCTGCTATCCCGCAGGATTTCAATATCATCCTGTTTGCCAAGCCTGCAGCGGCTTTCAGCGATCAGGACAAATTAAAGATCGATCAGTATGTCATGAACGGTGGAAAAGTGTTGTGGTTCCTGGATGAAACCAACGCCGCTATGGACAGCCTGCACCAGCGTTCCGAATTCCTTGCATTCGACAGAGGGCTGAACCTGGAAGACCTGTTATTCCGTTATGGCGTGCGTATCAATCAGGACCTGGTGCAGGACCTGCAGTCAGACATCGTGCCGCTGGTAGTGGGCAATGTGGGCAACAGGCCGCAGATACAACCGGTGCCATTTCCTTATTTCCCGATGCTGACGCCCACCGGCGCACATCCTATTGTAAAAAATATGGATATGGTACTGAGCCGCTTTGTCAGCTCTATGGACACCGTTAAAGCAGAAGGAGTAAAGAAAACCATCCTGCTGACCACCTCCCGCAGCAGCCGCCGTGTACGTATACCGGCACAGGTTAGCTGGGACATTGTAAAAACAAAACCCAATATCCGGGAATACCGCGAGCAGCACATCCCTGCGGCCGTATTGCTGGAAGGGCGTTTCACCTCATTGTTCCGCAACCGCCTGGACCAGGCCACTATGGCTGCTTTTCAGCAGGCAAGCGGACATCCCTTCCGGGAAACAGCTGATACTGCTAATAAAATGATCGTTGTCAGCGATGGCGACCTTATAGCCAATGCAGTGTCCCGCAAAGACGGCCCGTTGCAAATGGGCATTAATGAGTTTAATCCCGGCTTCGCCTTCGCCAATAAAGAGTTTTTTCTTAACTGTCTCGAATATCTGAGCGGTAAGAGCGGTATCATGGAAAGCCGGAACAAAGAACTCGCGCTCCGATTGCTGGACACAGAAAAAATAAAAAAGGAAAAAACAAAATGGCAGGCTATCTGCTTCCTGGTGCCAATAGGACTGGTATTGCTTTTCGCGATGGTATTCCAGTTTGTGCGCCAGCGTAAGTTTGCCGAATAA